The DNA sequence ATGATTTTTCCCAAGACCTCACATTCCATAGCCACAGCGTGGGTCAGCGGTTTGCCATGGTCGCTGGCGGCGCCTTCATGAACCTTCTCTTCTCGGCGGCTCTCTTCGCCACCTGCTTTGTTACTGGCTGGGTGGAGGTTCCCGAAACGGTAGTTACAGTCGAAAGGGTATTTCCTGGTTCGGTGGGCGCAGCAGTGGGCTTTCGAGAGGGCGATGACATCCTCCTGGCGGATGAAACAGAGGTGAGTAGTGTGCTGGAACTAATCTCATACAGCCGCTCGCGGGACGGAGCCATTAGGACCGTGGAAGTCCGTCGTAGCGGCCGCCGTTTTGCTGTTCGGCTTCCTGCAGGAAGGCCCTGGTTTGACAGGCCGGAAAGCCGCGGGGTAACCATTGCGAATAGGGCGGGGTGGGTACAGATAGTTCGATACCCGCTCCTCGAAGCCCTTTGGCGCGGCTTCACCGAGTCGATTGCTGCTATAGTTTTCGTGTTCGCCATCCCGCTCAAAGTACTTCAGGGCCTTATCCCGCCCGATTTAGTGCGGCCAGTGGGACCAGTGGGGTTGGGGCAACTCGCTGGGCGGGCGGCCTTAGAAGTGACCACAACTGGTCATTGGTTCTACTTCCTGCGACTGGTTGCTACCCTTAGTGCATCTTTGGCTGCCATCAATCTACTGCCCTTACCTGGTCTGGATGGCGGGCGACTGGCATTTCTAAGCCTCGAAATCGTACGCCGCAAGCGTATGGACCCAGCCAAAGAGAGTTTGATTCATTTGGTCGGTTTGGTCTTGATGTTAATACTCCTTTTGGTCGTCACATATCAGGACATTGTGAACCCTCTCGGCTTGAAGCACTGATTGGACTACCTCCTCTGCATTTCAGCCATTGCGGTGACTGTCATACCGATGCCCGTTTACTCAATGCATCGGATCCCCTCTTCTAGGCTCCATTCTGCATTGGCGTATCGCAGCCTGCTTGAAACCGTCTTATATAGTGGAAAGGGGACACAGTATTGTGAGAGTCCGCTGTCTTAGCCATGTGTCGTGTATTGTCTCGAGTTTGGCGATATTGTCCCTTTTGATAGCGCCTAAACCTGTGTATTCAGACAGCGGGAGCACTCGCGTTTTGGTCAAAGCAGCGATCTCCCCAAAATCTATGAACGCGCTGTTGGATGGTCGGGGCTACATTTTGAGGCAATACCCGCAGTTAAGCCTCTATGAGGTCGTCCTTACGCCTGGCCTGGAGACAAACGCGTTGCATGTGCTTTGGGCTACTCCCTCTGTCATATACGCTGAGCACGATCAGCGCGTGAGGGCTTTAGGAGTACCTAACGATCCCTACTGGGCGCAACAATGGAATATGAGCATTGTGAACGCGCCTGCGGCGTGGGATGTGATCACCGGATCTGAAACCGTGATCATCGCCTTTTTGGACACCGGCTTGGATCTCGATCACGAGGACTTGCAAGCGAAAATCTGGCGAAACCCCAGCGAGATACCTGGCAACGGTTTAGACGATGACGGTAACGGCAAAGTGGACGATGTGAACGGCTGGCATTTTTATCACAAACGTGTAGGCTTCGACTACGTCCCGGCCGAGGACGGTAACGTTCAGGATGATAACGGACACGGCTCACATGTCGCGGGCATCGCTGCTGCCGATACCAACAATGGCCTCGGTGTAGCAGGGATGTGTTGGGGCTGCCGCATCTTGCCGGTAAAGGTGCTGGATTCCAATGGCGAAGGGTGGTATTCGGATATCATTGCTGGCCTGCTATATGCGGTGGAGCAGGGAGCAAGAGTGGTCAACCTGAGTCTGGGTGGGTCAGACCAGTCACAAGCATTGCAGGATGCAATTACCCATGCTCACGATGCTGGAGCGCTCCTGGTGGCCGCCGCGGGCAATGATGGTGGACCGGTGCTCTATCCAGCCGCATGTCAGCACGTTCTCGCAGTCGCCGCAACAGACCAGAGCGACCAACGCGCTTCTTATTCCAACCATGGCCCGCAGGTGGATATCGCTGCACCTGGTGGTCCTATCTACAGTACTTGGTGGCGAGGCAACTATTTCGTCAAATCCGGCACCTCAATGGCAGCGCCCCACGTTTCAGGTGCTGCAGCTCTCCTCTGGTCTCTCAACTCTCGTTACACCAACGTAGAGGTGGCGGATATCTTGCTACATACAGCCACGGATACCAATGCACCTTTGGCAGCGGGATGGGATGAGTTCATCGGTTGGGGGCGGCTTGATGTGGGTGCCGCCGTAAGCCAGACGGTGAGTTTGCCCAACCGGCTCATCCTCAGCGCCCAACCCTCGTCTATTCGCATTGGTGGCGAGACGGCGATTGTCCACGCTCTTGTGGTGGATTCCCAAGACCGAGCGGTACCCGATGGCACACTCGTTACCTTCGCCGCCACCTTAGGTCGGCTGTCATCCACTATCGTTGGAACCCACGATGGCCTCGCGGAAACCACACTAACATCGGAATGGGAACCCGGCACATCCGTGGTCACGGCCATGGTCAATGGGGTCAGCGAGTCGGTGGAGGTGCAGTTCTGGGCCTACCGATTGTTATTCCCAAGGGTTCACAAAGACTCCATATCATTCTTAGAGATTCACGAAACATCGCCCTGATGAGGTTACCAGTTGTGAGGGCATCCATTTGGCGCTGGCTTCTGATGTTTGCTTTGCTCAGCATATCCTTTTCCCCCTTCCCTACACACGCTGACGATCACCAGCCCACACCAGAGGAAATAGTTGCCAAGATAGACCCCCGTCTTCGTGACCTGGCACACTCCGGAAGCCAGGGGTTAGTACTGGTGGATTGCATCGTCCAGCCAGGCGTTGATTTGATGCCCCTTTTTGAACGCGCCCTTCTCCGTCCCTCGCTGGAACCCTTCGGCCCGCGCATTACCGGTTACATCCGTGCCGATCGCCTCTCCAAGTTAGCCTCATCGCCCAGCGTCCAGGCCGTCATGGCGACCGGTTTTCCGCGTCCAGAGCCCTATCCGGCATCTCTGACCCAAACGAATAATGAAGAACAGGCACTTTTATTGAGCGATGACCAGGCATGGGCCAGTGGCTGGTTTGAGAAAGACTATGTAGGATGGGAAACCGCCTGGGCGAATGGTTTTACCGGTAATGGGGTATTCGTTGCTGTTCTCGACGATGGTGTGGACTTCGGTCATCCTGATTTGATGGGCAAACAGGCGCGGATCACTGACTCTGAATCTCCCTACTACGTCACGAACAAGGACGGCGAGCCCATGGGGTGGCCTATTGTGGTGGATGCGTGGTCTATGCTTTGGTACGTCCTCGACCCGCCAGATGAGCACGGGAACTGGGGTTTTTATGTGAATACCCGCACGGCGCTGCCCATATCTTCAGCTCAGACGGTGGTCTTTGACGACGTCCTCTATACCGTCCCAGCGACTTCTAAGACTAACCTGGTGCGCATGGGTTACCATCCGGACCGCGCCCTGGCTTCCCTCTATGGCGAACCCGTTGCCATCCTACTGGCTGACGAGGGCCGCGCTGACCTGGATGGCAATGGCCAACGCGACGACTACGATACGGTGTATGTGGATCTCAACCACAACCGCGACTTCACTGATGATAAACCATGTACCATTGGCGATGAAATCTCTTGCTGGGATAGCGATGGCAATGGCTACCCGAATTTGTCCGGTGGCATGATCTATTTCATCGCGGATGGCGCACACCACATCCCGACTATGGACTATCTCTTCCCGGACACGCCACCTCCTGCCAAAGGTGACATGATCTGTTTCGCCATCAACGATGTGGGCCGTGGTGGTTCCCACGGCACCCTCTGTGCCTCTAATGTGGCCTCGCGAGGGATCATTGATGGCTCTGGCCCCGGTCGACCAGTATGGAAAACACCAGGAGATGGCACCCCCGGCACCGGCATGGTACAGGCGGGTGGGAAAGATACCCTTGTTATAGCCACCGGCGACTTCTATGCGGGGGGTGCCCTATTGGACTGGTATCAGGCTCTGATGCGGGGTTACGACGGCGTCCCCGATGGCGACTTTCACTGCGATGATGCACAGATTATTAGCCAGAGCTTCGGCTCGGGCTACACCGACATGGGTGGGTGGGATTACCTCTCCCGCGCCATTGCCGAGATGAATACCAAACTCAATCCCCACGTGACTCTGGTAGATTCAACCGGCAATGGTGGTCCTGGGTACGGCACAGTGAACAGCCCTCACCCGCCAACCGGTGTCCACGTTGCCGCATCTACCCAATACGCCTACACAGGCCCTGGGGCAGACCCCTTCTTGAGCAGGCGGCAGTGTACCTATGGCGACTTCCAGGGCCTCTCGAACCGAGGGCCCGGTGCTCTTGGCGACACGGGCGTTACGGTGATGGCAAACGGTGGTTGGGGTACTGGGGACGTGCCGGTGAATATGTTATATGGTGGGGATAGTTGGAATGCATGGACGATGTGGGCTGGGACAAGCCGCGCTGCACCGGTTGTCGCCGCTGTACTTTCGCTCATCTATGACGCCTACACCCAAGCCCACGGCGGATGCCAACCTACCTACGATGAAGCACGCGATCTACTCATGGCTGGCGCCACCTACACTGGTGAGGACCCCTTCACGGCCGGGGCCGGGTTGGTCAGCGCAGCCAACGCAACTGCTCTCGCTGCGGGATTGCCAGGCATTCGTATATCACCCGCCCACTGGGAGGCTGGCGACTATGCAGGTGTCCAGTATCCCGGGTTCCCACATCTCCTTCACCCGGGGGAGGCGAGCGAGCAAACTTTCACGCTGTACAACCCCGGTCCAGAGGACCAAGTGGTGTTTGTCCGCGCAGGCCACCTCGTGGAGATAGGAGACCCTATTACCGGTACGCTGCGAACAGCAGACCGGTGGCAGGAATCCAGTTTCAACCCGGGGCGACCAGACTATTTGGTTCGCATTCCCAAGGCCCAGATCCCAGAGGAGACGAGGCTTATGATCGCTCGGTTGGCGCAGCCTCTGGATACCTTCGATACAGATTACTCGCCAGGGGACCCAACATCTTATGTGCCCCCAGGCAACAATGTGTTCAGTATCGTTATCTATAATTGGTGGGATGCCAACGCCGATGGCAACTTGTGGACCGACAGCAATGGCAATGGTTGCGTCAATAGCAACGAGATAGACTACGGCGAATATAACCGTTTCGGAGGAGCGGAGAACATAGCCAACGGCCAGGAGGTCCGTGTCCATGATCCCCTGGGCAGAGTGGAGACCGACATTTACCTGGGAGTTTTCCACAGTGTTCGTGCTTTGACCATCCCCACCGCTACATTGCACTACGAGGCACGTTTCTATGGCATCCAAGATTGGGATTGGATCCATTTCCTGGGTGAGGACCAAGAGCGAGAACTTGTCCTGACTGTTCCTGCGGGGGACTCTATCTCCTTCACCGCCGCCTTGAGGGTGCCAGAAGAGTATTCCACAGGTCTCTACGGTGGCCACATCTTCGTCCACGATTCGCGCCGCACTACCGCCGTGCCAGTGGTAGTGAACGTGGCTGGCACTATCCGCCAGCCCCTAGTGCTCGGTGGGGCGGCAGCAGGGAGGCCCTATGATAACAGCCAGATGCACGGGTTGGGATCTGACAAACCTGAATCAGGCGACTGGCGCACGTTCTTTATGGACCAGTCGGAACAGCCGCCTGCAGGGACGCTGCTTGCTGTGCACAGCACTTGGCAGGGCGCG is a window from the Chloroflexota bacterium genome containing:
- a CDS encoding S8 family serine peptidase translates to MVKAAISPKSMNALLDGRGYILRQYPQLSLYEVVLTPGLETNALHVLWATPSVIYAEHDQRVRALGVPNDPYWAQQWNMSIVNAPAAWDVITGSETVIIAFLDTGLDLDHEDLQAKIWRNPSEIPGNGLDDDGNGKVDDVNGWHFYHKRVGFDYVPAEDGNVQDDNGHGSHVAGIAAADTNNGLGVAGMCWGCRILPVKVLDSNGEGWYSDIIAGLLYAVEQGARVVNLSLGGSDQSQALQDAITHAHDAGALLVAAAGNDGGPVLYPAACQHVLAVAATDQSDQRASYSNHGPQVDIAAPGGPIYSTWWRGNYFVKSGTSMAAPHVSGAAALLWSLNSRYTNVEVADILLHTATDTNAPLAAGWDEFIGWGRLDVGAAVSQTVSLPNRLILSAQPSSIRIGGETAIVHALVVDSQDRAVPDGTLVTFAATLGRLSSTIVGTHDGLAETTLTSEWEPGTSVVTAMVNGVSESVEVQFWAYRLLFPRVHKDSISFLEIHETSP
- a CDS encoding site-2 protease family protein; the encoded protein is MLSALAAFLVLSLLMTVHELGHLFVARLVGIKAAEFGLGYPPRLFTLGRIGDTDYTLNLIPFAAFVRVSDNNDFSQDLTFHSHSVGQRFAMVAGGAFMNLLFSAALFATCFVTGWVEVPETVVTVERVFPGSVGAAVGFREGDDILLADETEVSSVLELISYSRSRDGAIRTVEVRRSGRRFAVRLPAGRPWFDRPESRGVTIANRAGWVQIVRYPLLEALWRGFTESIAAIVFVFAIPLKVLQGLIPPDLVRPVGPVGLGQLAGRAALEVTTTGHWFYFLRLVATLSASLAAINLLPLPGLDGGRLAFLSLEIVRRKRMDPAKESLIHLVGLVLMLILLLVVTYQDIVNPLGLKH
- a CDS encoding S8 family serine peptidase, encoding MRASIWRWLLMFALLSISFSPFPTHADDHQPTPEEIVAKIDPRLRDLAHSGSQGLVLVDCIVQPGVDLMPLFERALLRPSLEPFGPRITGYIRADRLSKLASSPSVQAVMATGFPRPEPYPASLTQTNNEEQALLLSDDQAWASGWFEKDYVGWETAWANGFTGNGVFVAVLDDGVDFGHPDLMGKQARITDSESPYYVTNKDGEPMGWPIVVDAWSMLWYVLDPPDEHGNWGFYVNTRTALPISSAQTVVFDDVLYTVPATSKTNLVRMGYHPDRALASLYGEPVAILLADEGRADLDGNGQRDDYDTVYVDLNHNRDFTDDKPCTIGDEISCWDSDGNGYPNLSGGMIYFIADGAHHIPTMDYLFPDTPPPAKGDMICFAINDVGRGGSHGTLCASNVASRGIIDGSGPGRPVWKTPGDGTPGTGMVQAGGKDTLVIATGDFYAGGALLDWYQALMRGYDGVPDGDFHCDDAQIISQSFGSGYTDMGGWDYLSRAIAEMNTKLNPHVTLVDSTGNGGPGYGTVNSPHPPTGVHVAASTQYAYTGPGADPFLSRRQCTYGDFQGLSNRGPGALGDTGVTVMANGGWGTGDVPVNMLYGGDSWNAWTMWAGTSRAAPVVAAVLSLIYDAYTQAHGGCQPTYDEARDLLMAGATYTGEDPFTAGAGLVSAANATALAAGLPGIRISPAHWEAGDYAGVQYPGFPHLLHPGEASEQTFTLYNPGPEDQVVFVRAGHLVEIGDPITGTLRTADRWQESSFNPGRPDYLVRIPKAQIPEETRLMIARLAQPLDTFDTDYSPGDPTSYVPPGNNVFSIVIYNWWDANADGNLWTDSNGNGCVNSNEIDYGEYNRFGGAENIANGQEVRVHDPLGRVETDIYLGVFHSVRALTIPTATLHYEARFYGIQDWDWIHFLGEDQERELVLTVPAGDSISFTAALRVPEEYSTGLYGGHIFVHDSRRTTAVPVVVNVAGTIRQPLVLGGAAAGRPYDNSQMHGLGSDKPESGDWRTFFMDQSEQPPAGTLLAVHSTWQGAPPNDVDTLIFGPKADAFSASNPTFFGPHGLAQVGGSARVTVGDRPHWVFDTNSGGSEDWIFAPLSRGLHMVRFQNVLFGGESISLPFRADVGTVQLEPLSLRFPDDSPVGTIVTLNLQSSMEFPQGIEVRAYGLSPDLTEMLTWESSYANIIREYSLSGAGLLEFATYAHESTVADVDLHLWRWDESQSMWEKVASSSNIAAEESIRLLTPPDGLYRLEVVNFAHQPGHVMLHVRRPQGTGIAAQDVPDGSIHAGQMVTITIRLDQLLSPGNWEGCLFLGPAGAWRAIEVPVRCVVTQQWPTIFLPIMVKSAEQWPW